The sequence below is a genomic window from Colletotrichum destructivum chromosome 4, complete sequence.
TGATGACGGAAATGTCAATGCTGGGAAACGCCTCCTTCAGGATATCCTCAGTCTTCTGCGTCTCGGTGGAGGGCCTAGGGGGCTTCGGCGGGGCcgcttcggcggcggtcgtcgacgacgccatgttggacgaggcggcagtgttggtgttggtggtggtggtggagtTCTGGTTGGGAGCCTCACCGCTGAGCACACCCGTTTCTtgaacgtcgtcgtcgtcggatAGATCCAAGGGGCGCACAGTGGTAGGTGACTCAGGCGCGCTCGTCTTGTTCTGGAAAATCACAAAAGAGATGAGGTGTCAGTCGCAGGGAACATGGCATGAACTCAAGGTGTTTCGGGACGGGGACAAGCGCACTGTTTCGTTTGGGGCAGACATGTCTACTACAGTCTTTGTCTTTGTGTTTCCTTGGCGGTCGAGCTGTTGGGGAGGCGTGTCGCAAAATTGAAATCGCCGGGGAAAGGAGGAGTCTCGGGTCCCTTTTTCCTCAAGGATGGGTAATTTGCTTGGCTTCGCGAGATTGATCGGGCAAGGACGTTGGGATTCGCGCGCCCGGACGGAGGGGTTGGAGAGCTGGCGAGATGATATTAAAGTGGGTTGCGAAGCTGATGACGCCGCGCCTCCTTTTGGGGAGACTCGGGGGGACTCCAGGTGCCAGTTGAGCTTAAAAGCTAAGCCACAATACTCGCCACAGGTGTCGTCAGATGGAGGACTTGAGAACACGACGAGTGGGTGATGCCAAATGCCAGCTGGTGGCAGCAGTCCACGGCCGTCTTCTCAGCTCCTAGCTGCCTCCCACCCCAAGCTTTTGCATCCAACGACAAAGTGAGGCCAGTGAGGCCAATCTGGAGGCCGAACTGATCACAGCATGAGCAACTTGCAGTATTGAGATGGTATAAAGATAGACTGTTGCCCGATGAGGTCTGATAAGGTCTACATAGTCTTTGTCACAGCACCGAATCAAAGTCAACTCTTGCCAATTGAACATTTACATATTTTTGACTGATATATACATATCAACAACATTCAGCAACAGCCGATATccaccatcatggccgactTCGACCTGAACGCCTCCTTCATTCCGGCTCTGCATAAGCCAGCGGCCCTTCTCCCCATCGCTAAGCACCGAGACGCCCTGCTGTATCTTATCGAGACGAAGCAAGTCACCATTGTCGTGGGCCACACAGGCTCTGGCAAGACGACGCAGATCCCGCAATTCCTCGAAGCGGCGGGATGGTGCTCCGACGGCAAGATCATTGGTGTCACGCAGCCCCGGCGCGTGGCAGCCACAACCGTAGCCctccgcgtcgccgaggaggttgGCTGTGAGATAGGCCAGGAGGTCGGTTACGCCATCCGCTTCGAGGACCTCACATCGGCCCAGACGCGCATCAAGTTTATGACCGATGGTCTACTCATCAGAGAGGCACTGGTCGACCCCCTTTTGACGCGTTACTCTGTCATCatggtcgacgaggcccacGAGCGTTCCATCGGCACCGACATCCTTATGGGGCTACTAAAGAAGATTCAAAAGAAGCGGCCCGAGCTgcgcatcatcatcagcagcgCGAcgctgcaggccgaggagttTCTGCGGTTCTTCACAACGAACCCCggggacgagaagaagaagccggtaGCAGCACCGGAAGATGGAGACGCCAAAGCCGGCGCTGACGACGAAAAGGGTGCAATCATCAGCCTAGAGGGCAGGACATTCCCAGTCGACATACTCTACCTCGACTCGCCCACGGAAAACTACGTCGAAAAGGCCATATCGACCGTCTTTGACATCCACGCGCGGGAAGTAGAGGgcgacatcctcgtcttcctcacaGGTCGCGAGGAGATTGACAACGCAgtccaggccgtcgccgaccgCCTCCTCGACACGCAGCgaccgcaaggccagcaAACACTACAGGCACTGCCCCTTTACGCGGGGTTGACGACAGAGCAGCAAATGTACGTCTTCGACAAACCCCCCGAGGGCACAAGAAAGGTCGTCTTCGCGACGaacatcgccgaggcctccATCACAATCGATGGCATCGTTTACGTAATCGACTGCGGCTTCGCAAAGATGCGGGCCTACAATCCGCAGACGGGTATCGACTCCCTCACCTCGACAGCCATTTCcaaggcctcggcgacccAGCGCGCCGGCCGAGCGGGACGCACACGGCCGGGCAAGTGCTTCCGGCTTTATACCGAAGATGCCTACCTTGGCCTGCCGGAGGTCAACGTGCCCGAGATCCAGCGCTCTAACCTGGCGCCCTTTGTCCTGCAGCTCAAagccctcggcatcgacaaCGTGCTGCGTTTCAACTTCCTCAGTCCGCCGCCCTCGGAGCTCATGGCCAAGGCGCTGGAGCTGCTCTACTCGCTGGGCGCGCTCGACGAGTACGCCAAGCTGACGAAGCCGCTGGGCTACCGCATGGCGGAGCTGGCTGTTGAGCCGATGATGGGTAAGACGCTGCTGAGCGCGCCATCGTTCGGGTGCCTGAGCGAGATGCTCACGATCGCGGCCATGACGAGCGCTGGCGGGAACAACGTCTGGTTccaccacgacggcgagcgtAAGGAAATGGAGACGTCGCGGCGCAagttcgccgccgacgagggcgaccaCTTGACGCTCCTCAACGTCTACCACGCGTTTGTGACCAAGGGCCGGAAGGAGGCCAAGTTCTGCCGGGAGCACAACCTCAACTTCAAGACCATGACGCGCGCTGTCAGCATACGAGCGCAGCTGAAGCGATATCTCGAACGGTTCGGCGTCGCTGTTGACGAGTCGctcagctcggcggcggcggcgcaacAGCGACAGCAGGAGAACAACATGGTCAAGGCGGAACAGATCCGGAGGTGCCTTACGAGCGGCTACTTTGCCCATGCGGCGAGGATGCAGCCGGACGGCACGTTCCGCAATGTGTCGGGAGAGACAACGCTGCACGCGCACCCGAGCTCGCTCATGTTCAACCGCAAGGCTGACTGGGTCATCTTTCACGAGGTCATGGAGACGAGCACAAAGATCTTCATACGGGATGTCACCAAGATTGACAAGAATTGGCTGGTGGAGTACGCCCCAGAGTTTTATCAGGTCGTGGACAAGTCGGCGAGAGCGCGCGAGGCTGAAGCAGAAACGTCATGAGAGGGCAGGTGAACGGGAGACatgagaggggaggggtaAGGGGGGCGCATATGTGTCCCAATGAGACGAGACGATATGAGATTGACCTACACGCtggcggggaaggggggaagggttgGATGAGACCGGGCGGTCTTGAGCCTTAAAGGGGGTGAATAGGTCTCGGTGTGAGCAAGAGGCTCCCACCACTACTGCGGTCCATAGCAGAGATGTGATGATCCCACGAGGTTTGAGGCATGGTGGCGTCTTGCAGCAAACATGGCGATACCAAGGCAGGGCCGAATCGTATGGACTTTAGCTACAACATCCATAGATTCGAAGGAGGTGCAATCGTTTTTTCTTCCTTTACGGTGGCGTTGACAGCAGAGGTTGATATTTGACAGGTCATACGGAGTCCTTCAGTGGGGAGGTTGAataaaagaaaagggggatATGTTGAATAGCACAACCTTTTATGAAATCTACGATACTCACGTAATCACGATTTCGCCTTTACGAGCGTTGCAGGCTTGtgagacggccgaggagtGTGTGATTGGTGGCGGTGCGTAAAGGCCGGGGGACTGGAGCAGACCCAAGACGCCTCGGCCAATGACAAGCTTTGAAGGGTCCATCGAAATTAGCTTAACCACCCGACCGGGGGTGATGCCAATGGGCGATTTGGCCCTTGTCACTGGTCAGTGGTTTTGGCCAAGCAAGAAAGCAAGCAAACAGGATTGAGTTTTCGAGGTATGGTCTCGTCTCACTTGGTTACCCGCCCGCCCATGACCAACGATGAACCGTCTTACCCTAGCCATGACACGAGGGACGACGGCGGTAGGGGAGTGGCATCTTTGTTCTCGGCCTCAATCTCGGGCAAGGTCGTCACACGTGAGACAATACCTACGTTGTATGCTTTTTACCCGGAAACATCCACAGACAGAACGAATGCGTCTGAGAACTGTCTTTCTTCATATATAGTAGAAAAGACGGGGACTTTGGAATCTCAATGGAACCATGGATGGTCTGTCCTGGCGAGTCGCTACATTTTCTGCCCGCCTTGGCATCGGCCACAAGTCCGAATAAAGTCATTTTCGGACGGGAGAAGAGGGGttataaaaaaaaaaccaagGAAACCTCTCCTTGGACAGCACTAACAGCCGGCCAACCCTCACCGGCCATGCTGGAAACCTGGCCAGTCATACTCAGTGGACTGCGATGCATCGCAACGACATGCAACCTGAGCCCTTCTCagttgtcgccgccggcaggAAATGATACCAGGTGCAGCCTAGATCCGGACAACTGCCGTATCTCTGACCACCGGCCCCTTCACCCGGCTCTCCGTTGTCGCTGTATGGATCCCCCGTGAAGGAAAAGACCTGCGACGCGGCGACAGCATGATGTGAAGCCGGGAGACCCTGGGATAGAAAGGGGGGTTCTGTTTCCTAGTTTCCCTCTGATTCGAGCGGAGTTGTTAACCCATGGAAATAAGGGAGTGATCGTCGTTGAAACCGCTGCTGGTGTTGCCCATCCCCGCCCATGGCCGAAATGACGGCTTGAGATGCTGCGCCGTTGTTATTGTaatagcagcagcagcagcagcagtagtagtagtagtagtagtagtagtagtagtagtagtagtagtagtagtagtagtagtagtagtagtagtagtagtagtagttgttgttgttcttgccAACTTGCTTCTCTGTGcacgtcgtcctccatcCTGTTGTGCTCTTGGCTGAGTCAACCGTCGTTGCAAACAGAAATCGCTACAAGCCGTGCGCGAGACTTGCGATGGAGGGTGGGCAACTGACGAGgcgacccccccccccccccacactGAGGTTATCAGGAGTTCGCGTTATGCCCGGGGGTGCCCGCTGGTCACCCTGCGAGTTGTGAGAACCTCCGTCTACGGCGCAGagatgtcgtcgtcatcgccatcagGCCCTCTCTCTTGAGGCGAGATCCCAGGTTGCAGGTTTCAAGGATAGGACACGAACCCAGCTCCAGGGCACGCACGGCTTCAAACTCGGTGGAGGCCTGGTTGGGTCAGGGCGCGTCTCGTAGGCGAGCGAGAGAGCCTGGGCTTGACTTTCGGCGGAGTGGCTCAAAAAGGCTCCTCGATAGATCATAGATTGGGTGGTATAGTGTGTCTGGACGGTGTACTCTGTGCGGAGCATAGGCACATCGTGCTCCGATGCTCAATGCACAAGGACAAGCGGCGTGCATTCATAGAAGCCGCCAATGCCATGGTCAGTCTTACAGATGGCGGGGGTGTCTCAGTGACTGAGACCAGTCTCGATCCAAAAAAACAGCGGCCGAGGATCTAGAAGCCACCGAAAGCCACTAGCTTGACGGGAAGATTAGCGTTGTGAGGTGGTGCGGGTGCGATATGGTATCAATGGTGTGTATGGAATGTTGTACGCGGGCGGGGGAGTGGACGAATAACGCGCGCGAGGGAAGGGCTCGCCGATTTTgcgtttcttcttttctatCTCTGCCTTCCCAAGATTGTGATGATCACAGTGTGAAGCAACGGCGGTCGGCGGGTAGGTTTGTTCGGGTGAGCGATGGGCCGTGAGAAGCGATCATCTCTTGCACCGTGTGTTCTGGCTGTTGACTGACTGGCACCGTTCAGAACCTCAGACTTTACTTCACCGTCCCCCGACTCCCGTTCGTCCAATGATCCATCCAACAGGATGAACCATCTCCACCTAAAGCCAAAGGGAGGGGCGCGTTCCTGCAGTAAATCCCTGCGCTAGACGAGGAGAGCCCCTGCAAGGCCATGCGCTTGTATCGATTTTAGTGCAACGCTTTTGGCAAGGCACAGGCGGCGTCAGCCAGTCAACGGGCGTACGTTCCTGAGTTGCGGCTGCGATGCGATGATGGGTGGCACTGGGAAgatgagatggatggatggcgcAGGTTGCTTAGCAGTTGCAGAAGTAAGTCAAAACCTCGTGGCAGCAGACAACTGTCTTTGATAAATGTGTATGTAGGTGGCGACGCACTGGACGAGACCAGCGGACGTCTTCTCCTAGGAGAAAAGCCGGACGGCCGCCTGGgcaggagggggggaaaaggaTGGGCAAAAAAAGAGgagggacgaggaggagagaagcCAGGGGAAGGAAAAGTCGCGCCAGCCCCGGCCCCCGGCATCCGGCCCATTTGGGGAAATTGCTTTTCATTCGCCGGTTTCCACAAATGTGGCCCCCCACCCTCCAGCTCAATCCCAGGTGCCATCCAATACCTGACAGGCGCAACAACGAGGCAAGCGCGCAAGCACCACTGAGAGGTACCCTGGCACAGGTACCATCCATGCACACCCACCCCTTTCTCGTCTCCTTGCGATGTGGCTCTCCCACCGCCAATCTTCTTTCTTGCGACCTACGAATACGGATATTATCTATTGAACTCCATTCGGCCCAATCATTGCTGCATTCGCTCTCGCGTCCGGCGGTGGACAGGACAGCGACGTGGGTACGACACCGGTCGGCAAGGTCCAGCCAGGCTCAGGGTCATGGGTCAATGTCAAGgttctctttccctccctctctccctcttcttgttctcgGTAGGTACAGGGGAGCAAAGGAGCCCAGCTGGCACAGCAGCACGGAACTGGTAGAATACCTAGGTACGGAACACAGAGCATGGTCAAGGCTAGGTAGGTACGATATCTTACCTCCAGGAGGAGTCGCTTGCCGCCATCCTATTGGCCCGTTGctcctcaatctcctcctccccgtccgcTCGTTGGTTCGTTTCGCTTCGCTTCGCTTGACCTCGTAGCCTGGTCCtgctcctcctgctcctggtCGTGCTTCCTACTCCTGCTCCCGCTCCTGCTCGTCGCCGGTGTCGTGCTCCGGCTTGTCTCGTCTCCTTTTGCTCGCTCCCACACTCTCTCGCGTGTCTGTCTTTCTCGCCTTCTCTTTTGCCTCCAGtcacccccccccaaaagggACTTGCCCTCGTTcttctctccatcctccCACCCCATCGTCGGTCGTTACTCTGATCCCTTCATCGGCCAGTGACATCCGCCGACTTTCCACAATCCAAACCACATCGCCTGCCAGCGGGCTCGTCACTCTTTTAGCACCTCTTGGATTGTGCGAATGGGATCATTGGAGCTGATCAATTGTCCAACTCGAAAGTCGTTCTTtaccaacaacaacaacaacaacaacaacaacagcaataACATTCAAACCCAGTAAAACAACCCACCGACTGAATATCCTCGGTGGCCCGTCACTCTTTTGTCTCATCATTCCGCCCAGGCCCTCGGAATAATTCACTTTTCGCGATATTCGGCTTTAGACCCGTACACCTCGACGAAAGGTTGCTTTCCAGCCCATTGGATAACCCATCTCACCCAACCCCCGTCCTGTCGAAAGCCTCCTTACGACGCACGAACCCATTCTCCGCGTGGCTATGGTGGCATTGTCGTGATACCAATCAGAGAAGGAAGGAGAAAATTCTCGAGGTCAACCGTCGACCTTGCTGAGAAAACAGCAACTGTTACCGGAGAGCTTTGTGGGGATATCATATCGTCCAGTGGTTAAGAGGAGTTCCCGATGGCTTCGACATCTTTCAGCGGCAATGGCTACGTGATGGGCTCCCGCATCCCCATTCGGGACGTCAACCCTATCAACACCGAgcccacctcggcctcgcccgtcCGAATCGCCTCCCGCATCATTGGAGCGAGAGCAGAGTGCACCGGCTCCGCCAGCCAGTGCGAGAAGCCCGTCGACCCttccagcctgactctgcCCATTACCCTGGGTATCACGTAGGTCTAGGAAAGACTCATAGACCAATCGACCATGGGCTGACGTTTTTAGAATCCCCATCGTCGGCGCGCTTTTTCTGCTATTCTACTTTCACCGCAGGAACGTCAAGAGACAGGCACTCGAGGATGCAACTGACCCGAACCGCGGCCTGGATTTCGGAATGGGCGAAACCTCTCCCGACAAGGGAGgcaagaagcgcaagagTCTCATGTTTCGCGAGAAGGGGGGCACGGGCGTCGACACGAAGCATCGTCAGCTGTCCATGGACATGAACCTGTCCAGCCCCTACCTCCTCCCGCCGGGCCTTCAGAGCTCACGTGAGTCTCTTCACTCGCTCGCGAGAACCCTGCACAACGAGGCCGATCCCTACCGTCCTGTCGCTCAGTACGCCAACAGCGATGCCGGTTCCGTCTACACCAAGACCACGAGCCGACGAGGCTCTGCCATGACCGGCCGCACCAACATGACCCAGAGCAGCACACTGCCCCCGCGACAGAACTCCCTGCCCAGACAGGACTCCCTTCCCAGGCCGCCTCCTGCTACGGCCGACCCCTTTGCAACGCCCAAGTCTAGGTCTGGCTCACCCGTCCTGGCGCCAATCTCCCCCGGCATTGTGTCCCCCACGTCCCCGGTCATCCGAAGCCCGCTAGTCGCCGAGCCCATCATCCCCCAGATCGAGACGGTACCGTATCCCGATGACAAAAACGGGAGCTCTCACGTCCAAATTCCCGATATCCCGGAACCTGCGCCCGTCGCCCGGAGAGGACTTCCCAGCAAcccccgtccgtcccccGGCCACCCGACAATTCCTGAGGCCCGGGAGCCCGACAGCACCCCTGCCGGCCAGGCCGATGCCCCCGTCGGCCTAGGCCTTGACGACCTGAGCTTCCCTGCTCCCTCACACCGCCTCTCACCCCCTGCTGGCGGAGCTTTACCCGCAAGCCCCCGGCCACAAAAGGAGGCCGCTCCTTCCACCCTCCCAGCCATTGTTCCAGAGGAAACGAATGCTTACGACAGTTACGATCAACATCAGGACTATCACGACTTTGACTTTGAAGACAGAGGCCGGTCTCAGAGGCGCTCAGTCGATCTCAACGATAACCGCCAGTCCCGTGCACTTGGCGTCCCTGCCCAGGACAGCAAGAGACTCTCTGTCGGCTTCCGTCCCCTGCCCCCCGATGAGGTGATGGAGTCGGAGGACCCTGAAGAGCGTGCCAACAGGATCAGGTCCTTCTACAAGGAGTACTTCGATCCTGACAACCCCCACGCCAACCAGCAgcccccgccgcccatgccTCGTGGCCCTCCCAGGGGACATCCTCAGGGCGGCCCGCAGTACTACGAGGACTACGACCCGGGCTACGCCGGTGGTCCTCCCGCGGGCGACGCCTACTTCGATCCCGAGACAAACTCATTCGTCATGCCCTACGCGCAGCCCGTCACTCGTCGTGCCATGACGCCGCCCCCTAACGGTTCCCGCTTCCGaggcccccctcctccccgggTCTTGCATGGGTCCATGGGCGGTGGTCGTATGGCCAGTCCTGGCCCTGGCGGAAgacggcctcctcccccccgtgTCGGCTCGGCCATGTCCAGCCGGCTCGGCCCCTCCCGGCCGGGCTCCGACATGTCCAGCCAGTACACGCCCCGTCCCGGCTCGTCGGTTTCCAACAGAACGAACGGTGGCCGACCCAAACCAAAGGGACCCCCTCCCGCCGACCTGACCACGTTGCCCAACCCCTCGAAGCTCAAGGATgactccttctccatcttgaACCCTCTCGACTTCGCCCCCCCGGAGACCTTTTCCGCTCGCGCTCGCGGTAGGTCTCAGAGCCCGGCGGGAGAGAGACGCCCGTACGCCGCCCCCCAGATTCCGGTTCACTCCCCATTGGTGAGCAGCTTTGAAGAGATGCCCGCCATGCCAAGCCCGTAAGTTAAATAGTTTTGTGTTATTTTCGGCGCAGCCTGTTTATTAACAATGGACAGGCACTTGTTGCGGAAATCCGGAACATTTACCGCTCTTGACTTTGCCCCTCCCCGAAAATTCAAAGACTCGGACACGATGAGCGACGCCGGAAGCATTCGTAGCAATCGCAGTGGCATCTCAGCCGTCCAGAACGCGGCCCTCCGCAGTGGCGCGGGCCGAGTCAGCCGCTTGCCTGGCGATACAGTGTTTACGACGAACGCTCTCCAGGACCAGCTCAAGCCGCAGTGGGGCATGCGTCCGTAAATCAAGTACCGGCGTCTTTCTAGTCGTTGATATCATTACCTAGACCAACGCGTATTGATACGGCAGCGCCGAATCCACGGTTCATGACTATAGCATATTCGCACGCATAGGGATCATCCATGTATATGAATTTGCGCGCACAAACAAAAAGAGGGACCAGCCCATGGGGGTGTTTTCATTTTGCAATTTGCATAACGGTGTTATCTCTTCTCGCATTTAGTAGCGATGTACTGCTAatgtcttttttttctctttctccgACGAAACTCCCTTTTCGAGTTTCGCTGCGTGGAGTATTCGGGTCACGACACATCTGTTTAGTTTTTATTTTTAAACCAAATTTGCGCCCTCAGCTTTGTTAGCGATGGGGGCGCCTTTTGCACATAGAAAAAAGGATCGGGACATCTTGGACCATTCCTCGACCACCAACAGTTAGATGATGAATACTACACAAGTATACTGAGCCTCGGTCCGTGGCGGGTTAACCGTCTTCGTTGCGATTGGAATTTGAGCCGAGTGTGTGGCAGCGATCGCGCGATAATCATGGCCGGACCGTGGTGTCATTCAGCCCTGGGAGACTGCTGGTCCGCTCTCATGGTGATGAAGGGACAAGGCTTGTCACTTCCACGGATGCCCCTGTTATTCAGACGACTGGCAGGGAAGTTTAAGCAAGTCATGCTCATTTCGCTCCTTCTCTCGGGCAACCCAGGTATGTTGCCGCAAGCCTAACTCTTcagcggcaacagcagcaacaccaaGAAATCCTCTCACAGTTGTAATGCTCCGGGTAGGCATCGCAGAGCGGACGGAGCCGGAAAGAGAGGAGGCGCAGTCTCCGAAACATAAGACAGACCAGATATCTGACGGCAGAACTTCCGTGGCAAACTGTCGCTTCCTTCGACGGGGCACGGGTAAGAGGCGCGGCGATACATGTGGACACAGCCGCCGCCacagcacggcggcgccgctccTCGAGGAGGTTAAGAGGTTCAAAAGTTCAGACGctccggccgccgtcggcagcgTTTGGTGCGGCACGTGCCCGTCCAGCGGTGAGTCCGTGACGTTTCCGAGAAACTGGTTGGCAAGTGGAGGGGGGTCTGGTGTTTGTTTGGTGCGGGAAACCACACCAAGCCTTGACCCGTACGGATTGTGCGACACTACtgatacctacctacatatACAATGGGTTGGCATTGCGCCCGGCGATTCAAGGACGGTATGGTTCTCCTCGGCAGCCGCATGACTGGTTTCGTGTCCAGAGCCGAAGCTGCTGCAGCCCGTCAGAGGGGAACACCAAGAGACGACCGGGCGAGACGACAGCTGGGATCGGCATGGTTTACAGGCATCCTCGAAAGAGCTTAAAAAGCAAAGTTATTTTTACATTGTTCGGCACCACCCTCGTATGAGGAGACTTGTGCGGAGCGGGAGGGAGTGCTCACTCTTGGCCGGCTCGTGCCAGGTGGCGTTTGCTTCGAGCCCGAGCCAGcggggggtgtgtgtgtgtgtggcgCTTCTGGAAACGGACGGTAGCGCGCGAAGAAGCTGGGGGCAGTAGGCAAGTTCGTTGGGGCGATTGGAACACAGAAAGATTCGGCAAAGGCGCGCTTCGTGTCCGGGATTTTACGCTGAGTGGATTACACATGTGTCCAGCCGCAAGCAGAGAGTGTTAGTTTCTGTACGAACTTGAACGGCAATATCGAGTTCGGATAGTCTTTTCTCATTTTGTTGTTTTGCGAACAAGTGTCGCGCTCCTTTTTGGGTCGTGCCGCCTGTATGTTCACGGCTGAAGACGGAGCACTGCAATACGACTTGAGGTGACACGAAATCGAGCCGTCCGCTCGGAGACGACCCGAtgtgccggcgccgccgtcatcgctACAATCTGAAGGTAGACTCCAGTGCGAGAGGCAGGGTATTGGATTCGGGTTGGGGGTATTAGTGCTGAGATGAAAGGGACGAATCGACCTTGGCAGGTATCGCCGCTCATTTTCCAaggacagagagagaggcccGTCGAAGTTTGGTCAATGCTCCGGGGATGTGGAGGGACGTGAGGGGACATGACGTTCTGTCGGCCGGGTCGCTGCTGATCTTTCGCTTCGAGGGAGAGGTGCCAAACTGAGGGTATAACCATCTCGCCCACTCCCCTTCGCAATGTTGCCCAGTTGGTGACGTGTTATTTGCGGGTGCTCGGCTAGCAAGCGATTGGAGACGATGGGCGTCATGTGGAGGTATATGTGCCAACGAAGCAATTATAGCGAGCGGCGGAAAGGTGCACCGTTTGTGAGGCAGACTGTTCGTGATGACACATCGGCGACGTTTTGACGAGTTTATCGGCAGAGGAGGGTACAACGAGAAAAACAAGAACGCTCCAAGTGAGACCACGAGACAGTAAGCGATTCTAGGTCGCGACTCGCAGGTGGGCGGCGGAGCGACAGTGTCTGATGTTGGGCTTTATGACTGGCCTTCGGCGGGGTGGCCCAGCAGCCGGGAAAACCCAGATATTTTCTTGGGTTAGCCATCGAATCGCTGGCAGTGGGCAGAgaacagagagagggagtATCCGCGTGTGACGACAATTTGCCAAGCTTGTGTTCGGGAAGTTCGTTTACACTATACCAAGCATCGTTTGTGCAACCGCGGTCGACTGCATCGAGCATCCATCCAACGCGGGACTACCGTCGACAGGGTCGTTGATTGCCACTGGACTGGACCGGCCAGGCTTCCCACATTCGCGCATTGGTTCCTGGCCGAGCGGGTCGAACGCATGCCGATCTGGCGGGCGGGAGCGTGCAATTGACGCCACACTGCTTGCTGCCGTTGGTGgaagatggatgggatggagcGAGAGACCGAATGCGTCTCATGCCAAAGGATTCCGAAGGGATAGGATTTGTTTGTGTTTCCGTATCCGTAGTTGATAAATATTGaaggccggcaagggccaAGAAATGACGGGGCCGAAGAGGCACGCATGGAAATTGGGCGACATGGCCGTGTTGTAGACGGCATGCATTCCCAACAAGGCTTCCTCTAATTTGTGGCAGGCATCCCGAGGGACGTTGGAAATGCAGTCGGCGGATGGACCTACAGCCAGTTTCCATCGGCATTTCCTGAGCTCGATTGCCGGCATTGCGTACGTTGGTTGCGAACAGGCTGTGGTCCCTCTCGTTGCTCTTCGTCTTTTTGCTCGTGGGAGCGTACATACTACTATGTATCTGCATGTACGGGCAAGAAGAGGCTTGCCAGCTGGGAAATGAGC
It includes:
- a CDS encoding Putative helicase, P-loop containing nucleoside triphosphate hydrolase produces the protein MADFDLNASFIPALHKPAALLPIAKHRDALLYLIETKQVTIVVGHTGSGKTTQIPQFLEAAGWCSDGKIIGVTQPRRVAATTVALRVAEEVGCEIGQEVGYAIRFEDLTSAQTRIKFMTDGLLIREALVDPLLTRYSVIMVDEAHERSIGTDILMGLLKKIQKKRPELRIIISSATLQAEEFLRFFTTNPGDEKKKPVAAPEDGDAKAGADDEKGAIISLEGRTFPVDILYLDSPTENYVEKAISTVFDIHAREVEGDILVFLTGREEIDNAVQAVADRLLDTQRPQGQQTLQALPLYAGLTTEQQMYVFDKPPEGTRKVVFATNIAEASITIDGIVYVIDCGFAKMRAYNPQTGIDSLTSTAISKASATQRAGRAGRTRPGKCFRLYTEDAYLGLPEVNVPEIQRSNLAPFVLQLKALGIDNVLRFNFLSPPPSELMAKALELLYSLGALDEYAKLTKPLGYRMAELAVEPMMGKTLLSAPSFGCLSEMLTIAAMTSAGGNNVWFHHDGERKEMETSRRKFAADEGDHLTLLNVYHAFVTKGRKEAKFCREHNLNFKTMTRAVSIRAQLKRYLERFGVAVDESLSSAAAAQQRQQENNMVKAEQIRRCLTSGYFAHAARMQPDGTFRNVSGETTLHAHPSSLMFNRKADWVIFHEVMETSTKIFIRDVTKIDKNWLVEYAPEFYQVVDKSARAREAEAETS